From Rissa tridactyla isolate bRisTri1 chromosome 7, bRisTri1.patW.cur.20221130, whole genome shotgun sequence, a single genomic window includes:
- the LOC128912864 gene encoding glycerol-3-phosphate dehydrogenase [NAD(+)], cytoplasmic-like, whose protein sequence is MSPLRVCIIGSGNWGSAIARIIGKNVQKSNRFDPTVKMWVFEEIINGRKLSEIINQEHENVKYLPGYKIPKNVVAVPDVVEAANGADILVFVLPHQFIGQICEQIACQIKPGTFGISLIKGIDEGPEGLKLISDLIQEKLKIEISVLMGANIAKEVADEKFCETTIGCKNEKQGKIFKELMQTPNFRITVVLDSDTVEICGALKNIVAVGAGFCDGLDFGDNTKAAVIRLGLMEMVAFAKMFCRGPVSIATFLESCGVADLITTCYGGRNRKVAEAFARTGKSIKELENEMLNGQKLQGPQTSAEVYKILKQKNMLDKFPLFTTIYKICYEGESIQDFIMCLQNHPEHI, encoded by the exons gggatcAGCCATAGCAAGAATCATTGGCAAAAATGTCCAGAAATCCAACAGATTTGATCCTACTGTCAAGATGTGGGTATTTGAAGAGATCATCAATGGAAGAAAACTCTCAGAAATAATCAACCAGGAAcatgaaaatgttaaatatctGCCTGGATACAAAATACCCAAAAATGTg GTGGCTGTACCGGACGTGGTCGAAGCAGCAAACGGGGCAGACATTTTGGTGTTTGTTCTGCCGCATCAATTCATTGGCCAAATCTGCGAGCAGATCGCATGCCAGATAAAACCCGGGACATTTGGGATTTCCCTGATCAAG GGGATCGATGAGGGTCCTGAAGGCCTGAAGCTCATATCTGACCTCATTcaagagaaactgaaaatagaaatcaGTGTGCTTATGGGGGCCAACATCGCCAAAGAAGTGGCTGATGAGAAGTTCTGTGAAACCACCATCG ggtgcaaaaatgaaaaacaagggaaaatcTTTAAAGAATTAATGCAGACCCCCAATTTCAGGATTACCGTGGTGCTTGACTCTGATACAGTGGAGATTTGTGGAGCCTTAAAA AACATCGTAGCAGTGGGAGCCGGTTTCTGCGACGGACTGGATTTTGGCGATAATACGAAGGCAGCAGTTATACGTTTGGGCCTTATGGAAATGGTGGCCTTTGCCAAGATGTTCTGCAGGGGACCGGTATCAATAGCCACTTTCCTGGAAAGCTGCGGCGTTGCTGACCTTATCACTACCTGCTATGGAGGACGAAACAGAAAAGTAGCAGAAGCCTTTGCTCGCACAGGAAAA TCCATCAAAGAACTGGAAAATGAGATGCTGAACGGACAAAAGCTGCAAGGTCCTCAGACCTCAGCTGAAGTCTACAAgattctgaaacagaaaaatatgctCGATAA GTTTCCGTTATTTACAACCATCTACAAGATCTGCTACGAGGGTGAATCGATCCAGGATTTCATCATGTGCCTGCAGAACCATCCGGAGCACATATAG